DNA from Danaus plexippus chromosome 30, MEX_DaPlex, whole genome shotgun sequence:
TTAAGACGTGCTGTCGTACACCAACCTTAGTGATGAAGCTGATCTCGAAGCCGTAGGCGCCGGCGTTGTTGGAGCCCGTGTTCATGTAGTTGCCCAGGAGCAGCAGCAGTTCCAGGATACGAGCGAACTTCACGCTGGAGCGGACCTCCTCGCACGCGGCTGTACCCGACACTATGTCCTgcaacattatacatatataactaacACACGTTTAATTTGAACCCGACTTTTAAATCCCCGAACGCACCCGGAGTGACGATAAAGCGGCGACGTTTGGTTGTCACtttacgcgggaaagtattCGTTGACGCGATTTGtaggttaataaaatttaacttatttaagatGTTTTGGTTTAAGATAACTATgagtttgttatttaaaattatcggCTGTATAGTAAaactacatttttaatgattttgttagtcttatatatatgtatataaacacTACCATTAAAGGAACAAATTTAGGGCTGTATAATTTCAgttgattttaaatacttttcataGTAGTTGCTGAGTCTGAAGAGAacagacacacagacacacacaatAACCTCCTCACCGGCTTCAACTCCGAGACGATCTCTTGGTAGTGCTCCCTGAAGGCCAGACTCCTGAGCCGGGGGGCGAGCCTCTTCACGTCGGAGACCACGGCCGCGAACTGCTCCGCCTCCGTCAGCTCGTCGCTGGAGCACCGCAGATCGGACAGCTTGCGGAGCTGGTCCGCCGGCGGCAGGTACTGGGGACACGTGATGTGATAGAAGGATACCAACCTAGCCACAAGTCACAGCTACTTCACCGTAGTGTATCGTCTGACTTGCGATCATAAATAATACGGCCTGCTGACAGATCAGGACATACTTTAAACGTTGACATAGTTGCCGCAAGGCAGCGCTAGTGCCGATCTATATTCTGTTGCTTACAACATGACTATATACTGAACCATGTCCTCCGCTCGCGGCGCCATCTATTGGGTGGTGATACCAATCTAATTACCAATATTTCTAACTTGGGATCTACTTATAAACACCGGCAGTACTCCTTGCACACGTACGGCAAGGTTGTGAACTCAAGACCACGTTCAGCTGCACGTGAGCAGCTGTCACCAACCTGTATCAGGAGATCCAGTACGTTAGCGTTAAGTACTGTGGTGTCGCATCTCAGTATGCAGGTCTTGATGTGTTCGTACGACAGGTGTTTCAGGGAGCCCCCCAGAAGTATCGACAGGTTCTGTGCCGCTTTACTGTCCAGCACTTTGAGGTCCTTCGCCTTTTTGAGGGTGTGGGCCCTGGAAagtcaattatataataagttagtaTAATGCCTCGGCGTTTTGAGGGTGAGGGCCTGAGAGAACAATGTTTGATATACTAAGTTTGTATTGATCGGCATGTCCGGGGTAATGTTTTGAGTTCTGCACCATAAGGctagtgttttaaaataaaatatgtctgtCCGCCTGTGACTAGTCTGTGAATCATGATAATGATaactaaatacttatatatgtatacatatatgggtgtgtgtgtgtgtgtgtgtacctGTCGACGTTATCCTCGTTCTTCTTAGCCATCGGTTTGCTGGAGAACTTCTGTGCTAATCCCGTCAGTATATCCGGTGAAGCCAACTTATCTTCTTGGACCTGCAGCATAATATAACTTCACAATCACACAAACAACAACCAAGTAGTCTAACATggtcacatatttttttcttcaattataacaaaaagaaaaacacatatatattttttgttgataaacATATGTGATGGACAAACACAgaacataactttattaagtCGGTTAAATGTCACAATGATGTGTAATCACCTTTAACCAGAAAGCTTTCTCGGACATCTTCTGGGGGACTATGGTTTTCCAATTCGCTCTCTTCAGGGGTCCCTCGACCTCCCACTTCTTTTTGGGCTTTAGACCGTGAGGGAGTACATCCGGTTGAGGCTGGGAGGACATTAgcgaattattatatacgaaTAACTAACTGGAAAGCGTAAGCTATTATTTCACggtctatatttaaaataaagtttgatCATAGTTTGTGTTGCCGGCGGACGCCCGGTAGCAtttgtgatattatatatttagcgTCCGAGTAATGAGATAAATCATCCTACAGAGTGCTCCCCGGCCCGAGTCAGGGACACGCAGCTCGATACGAGAAGCGACTAGAAAGTTAGAGCTCAGTGATCACAGGTCTGGAACTTGTTCAGGACTGAATACttccttatatattttctatcaaaaatcttatatatatatattaattttactaactCTATATCAACAATACACCTTgtcaagtataaaaataactgtctGTTTATTTACCATCCTTGGGGCGGAAGGCATCCCGGGCGGCGGTGGAGGCCTGGGTCCCCCCGGCAtgggcggcggcggcgggcCTCCGGGTATCGGGGGCGGGGGCGGGGGAGGGGCCCCAGCGCCCGGCATGGGTGGAGGCGGAGGGGGAGGAGGTCCCCCACCTGGACATCGGAACATGAATTACTTAGAGACATGAGTATTGGCATCTCAGATATTCGCGAGTATTCGTTTAAGTTATGCTGATATTTTCGGATGTGCCACgcgcttatatttatttcaacaacatactcccgaattgtcggttactttgcagctaccatgatcacggacagacgggACGTGAATAtcaaaacgcgtagtaatccgaaaaaaatatctcactGACAAAACAGACTCATGTATGTctacacagataataaattaatcactctattttaagtatttaatatcactagttataatatatatatttctttacctGTTGTCATCGGCGGCGGGGGAGGTGGGGGAGGGCCATCTAGGAAAAATGTACATGCAGTTAATATGTctgtatgttaatatatagaaaaaatataaagatatttaaaatgttaatagattatatatataataataagaaattaattccaaatatatacatattgtatataataattaaatatttgaagccCATAGACCCGTCACCCGCAGGGTGTCTGTATGTTTGTGTCACATGCTGTCATGCAGCCTCTGTATCAGTATTACACACCTGGCATCGGCGGCGGGGGAGGGGGCGGCGGCCCGCCGGGGCTCCCTATCGCCTGGAACAAACGATATCATGGCTAACTGTAACAGCTACATTTAATTACGACATTGATTAGAAAGTTCTGTTtagcatatttttaaactcgTTTTTTTGAATGTCCGTATTGAGTCTTGTATTTATTAGACAGACATACTTCAAATTTTAAAGTCGGTCAACAATGACATTGAAGCGTATGTTTTGTGGCTTTTATTACGCCAATACATGCATAATATTGTCTCAGCGGCGGCTCGCGAGCGCTTAAGTTggacaaattatttttgttagtgGGACGAGCTGTTGCGCTAAGTGTATGCTCTTTATCCCCACTCCGCCACAACCTTGGCTAGCTACGAGCCGGGAACTGTATGTGTTAATCTTAACACCAGGTCGTAAGGATCGTTTTCCTGTACCTTAGCTATAGCGGCTATATTCCCCTGGGTCACTCCCCCCGGGCCGCTGGGCGGCGCCGTCTTCAGTCTCTGCTCCAGGTGCGCGACCCTGGCCTCCGCCTCCTGCCTGGCAGCTATCGCCGCCTCCAGCTTACTCTTCAGCTCTTCCACCTTCCTCTCTTCTTCAGCCCTCGATTTCTCTGGAATGGATGATATCTTTAGTCTTCCATATATAATGTGAGTAGCGTGTGTGTCCGCACGCGTGTTACCTATGAGTCCCTCTATCAGCGGCTGCACATCTATGTTAAACCGCTGCGTCAACCGGAAGTCGGGGTCGTATCCGTTTTTGTGTAAGACTATTTGCGTGACACATTCCTCTATCAGCTTGTAGTACGCCGGCCTGGAAGCGATCGATAGGCgattatattaactaattcAGCCAGCGGCTTCGTCCGATCACACGTGTATTTTTTACCacttatactaataaaataatgttttttcttatattaatacagtccaaattatatattatgaacattatgacattatatattatgaagttACATTaagttacattatatatatatacatatgtttagtGTCTTGTGAACATGCTGTATACCGAATATTTGATACCTGATGAGCTCATCGTCCCTGATGAAGAGCAGGTGTTGCAGTATGGACAGCAGGTAGGGCTCCGCGGGCGTCTCCACAACAAGGTTCTTAACCAGCTCGAAGCATTCGTTGACATCGTGGAAGTCGACCCTGGAATTACGGAATAGACCGAGTCAATTATACTATGATAAggtatgtatacatattaagaaacattttGAGGTGAAACAACGTGAAACTTCTTAGGCCACACCCGGCGAGTCGCGTGTAACGTTTACTCTGAGGGAGAGAGACAGAGATACATGGATGTAGATAGCAGGAGAGagatagagagagagagagtcGGTAGATTCCAGGCACATGGCATGGTACTGCTGCTGAGCAGCGCAGTGATCAGGGCGGAGCCGCGGCACAGCGCAGCACGAGCTTGCTGCTCTGTGTTGAGCTCTTCGTCCAGTTTGTTTCGCTGCACgcatcatatattttcattcgcACATTACGGAGTTTCGCTTCTTCGAAGGGAtccaatcaaatatttttttatttgtattgatatGACTTCTGAAGCATACAACTATCTCCTTCTCTCCCTCTCTCTGTCCGTCTGTCTGTCTTCGACACAAGCTCTGCTTCCCTACCTCACGTCATCAAACTTGGCGAGGAACTCCTCTTGGTCCGCTGCAGCGTGGGTGTCGAAGACGTTCATCTGGATAAGCCGGCCGCCGTCCTCCGCGCCCGCCTGGAGGGAGTCTGGAGGAATACGGAGGAATTCAGGATTGACTTTAACATGGCCCAGACTGGACTGAGGGAGATATATATACCAGAGATATATACTAGCTTTTATCAGCGACTTTCTCCaggtttttaaacaaaaattgtgtgtatatattaaatctacaACTATCTTTGTTGCAAACACTAAATCAACGCATACATCACACCCATATCCTATTCTGATATCTACACATTATCGGAAAGTTTCATCGAGATCACTTCAGCgtatttttgatatacatCCAACAATAGGCCTCACCCATCAGGTCATAAAGGCCGGTTCTCATGAACTCGCTCCTCAGATGCATCCTGAACTCCAGCTCTTCCGGTTCAGTTATGATAGCGTTCATGAGCTGCATGCAGCCGTTCTGgggattaatatattatatatagcttAGGCGTGTTGACTACAAACTGTCCGTATTTACGTCGTTGGAAAACATTTGGTAAGACTATTATGAAagatattagtaaaaatagtttaaatttatcttggTTTGTGTACCTTGAGACTCTCAGGGGCCTTCGGAGACAGACCCTCGATGATGGGGAGCAGTCTCGGTCTGCGGCTGGACTCCCCGGCCATTGTGATAGCTTCCAGAACCTTCTCATGACCGTTCGGTATGAGACATATCGCTGCCAACACCTGcaacataacaaaattaccATCAGTATCACTTAAAAAACCAATAcctttttgtaattatataagatttagttacgtgtgtttgtatgtgtgtgtagtgaatttcaaacattactaatatatatacatatatgagatATGTCTGTGTGTTTGTGTCTCTGTCTCTCTCTCTCATCACCTTAGCAGCTTCCAGCGCACAGTGTGGTTTCCTGGCATCCAAACTCCTGGCCAGTACGGGAAGAGCCTCCCGACAGTCGAACACCGCTCTGATACCGACCGTGTTGTTCAGGATAGCGGAGAGACAGCGTATACACTCGTACTGGACGCGATCGTAACGGGAATCGCTgagaatatatagaaatatagtggaatatattagaatattaaatgtttatataataatatttttattaaaattgatttaaaacttaaaattgaaaGTTTATGAGCTTTTACCTCTAACTTGCTGTTATATGCgaggatttatttataaattttcagtacaaattaatttatgttctgtGCTAGGAGGATCACACTGACATTGATGCCACTGTATTAACCTGGATCACTCATTACTGTACTTATAagacaaatgaaaatataaacacacaaCATTACCGATAAAATCCGCTCCCGCTGATAGcgtgtaatataaaatcgGCCATCAATcacagaaaatatacaaaaataagcaaggaaattaacaaaaactcACTTAGTATAGCAGACATTGAGGGTAGTCAGCAGACTCTCGATACCCTTCGGCCCGAACTCCTCGATCCATGACAGGGGATTGTTCGTCAGGGATATCCTCAGGTTCTCCAAGCAACTGTGCAGCTTACCCACCGATAACTCTGGCTGGTTCAGATACGACACGTAGTCCGCGGGCTTCTCGAATTTCGACCTACCCTCCTGGAatgttattaacaatttatttaaaaaattaattcagctAGTCGCTAATAGATGGCGTTGAAGATAGTTAAAATAGATTTCAGTGTTTGTTACTGTATATGACCGTTTAATGTATAATGAGGGCAGCCGTTAGCTGCATGTTTAGCAAAAGAATCCTTTCATCATCAGAGCTTCAAGGGCGAAGATATCTTCAGAATGActctatattaaaactatttggcTGTTGCAGAGTATTCGCAAACACCTAATTTTATATGACGTACAATTCTTCTATAGAATCTTCTGTCATTCGTATATATACCTGGGCGTTAACGAACTTGTAAGCCACCAGCATCTTTTTCTTCTGGTCTCTGGAGTATTTTCTCAGCGGCTCCTTCTTCTTCTCTCCTATGTTCATGTCAGTCTGTAATGTTGAAGTTTCATCAATATCGGTCCAGTAGTAAAAcctactttataatataactgtaattttataatcatattatgttaaatgttaaaaagagATCATAGatttttcatgttttagaTAGTTTCGAACATGTAATGTCaatggctggaccgatttatatgtaattctgGCCAGTTTGATAGATACAGTaggatattttattgtgaaaagtatactattgatttttttcaatttaatttatatatgtttataaccaAAACTATTTGTTTGGCAGCTTTTTTGGCTTTGTATATAATGATAGCTAATATATAAGTTCGCGAGTAATATTGAAGAGACCAGGTAtttctcattaatttatttatttcgcgtatttttttattattttgttttttcttgtatGTGCTACTTTTCATTTCGCTTAATATGTAATGGTATCTactatcttatatataattttgcgaATGAACGTTGAAAGGGGACTATATATCCCATGTTTTCGTGTTTATTTTTGGTGGTAACCAGTTTTTTGGTGGAACCCACCAGCATTTCTTCGAACCGTCTCTCCAGCTGGTCGTCGTCGAGGGCGTCTATCTTGGCGGTGTACTCCGTGGCCGGTTCCTCATCATCGGGCCTGAGTTCCGCCCGGGGCACGGTGTCGTATCCACGGTCGATACCACCTCCAGTCTTCTTCGGCCTTCCGAACCAGGTGTCCAGCTGTCACAAAGAATATACATGCATATCACTATGTTCAGgtcaaaacatatatatatatatatatatttattaacaactaAGTGTTACAGTcccttataattttatagtgtacgtaatttccttatatttttttacttagttatcaattattaaagtttcttaggcgttaaatatatttcgtgaTGGTACCTAACGATTTTTTTCATGTGTTTGGTGTATATATGTCAAAACTAATACATAATAAGCCGCTCTATACACATGGTATTTGAGGACCTCCTTCTTCCACGTCAGCCACACAACACCACCTTTTTTGACGACAGTAATATAGTACAGTACAATGCTCGTCACGTCCAAATTTAGTACAATGGAAACACTTTTGTAGATTGGATCAAATCCATTGTTAGCTAGCTgcgcccgcgacttcgtccgctcGGACAATTTCactatatttagttaataaaatacatttcagtAAATCATCGTTATCTATCTATCGTCTTGTGGAAGTTTTttcaaaatcggtccagccgttaGGGAGACTATCAAGAAAATACagatagacaaaaaaatattaaattatatacgcGGTAAATAAAAGCAtactagtttaatataaattataaacatgttattataatacaaatacatatatataataatttttttacgagatatgaacaaacaaacaaaatacaatcTCACCGTAAATGGAGATTTCTCTCACGAGATCACTGATGACTATTAAGTTgtccatattatatataaagtatatgtatatatatgtgaatatattaattatatatatatgtatatagaccTATTTAAATCCAAGTATCATCCCACACTGTGTTTCAAGCACGTAACGAGCGTTTTAAATGATGTCGTACTGATATTCTTGAGTGTGATCTTATTTTTTGGCAGCGTGATGTATTTTTGGGCGCTAATAAACATACTAGTCGCATAGCCCGACTCCAAACAGAACCGAGGGTTCATGAAATTATgtcaaataacttttatttaaccgGAACTCGGGAGTGTAAGCGATCGAGATCTGTTaagatttcaaaattaaatatcgaaATCTGTGaagattttgttattataacgTCTGCCATCATCGCTGAAGTTCCTATGCTACTTTcaggtataaaattattggcaAGAAATTTGAcgaatttaagtaaaaatctttaatccTTAATTTATACGATTACGTcacacaacatttttaatatacacgaaatatataaaaagtatttggaGAGGAGGTTAAGGTTTAAGATCATAgggatttattttatctttaacctaaataaataaaaaacagattAACTTTTGTTGAGGTAAAACCTAATATAGCCTATGaggtaaatataatgttgtattaaaaaaaaagtaaaaaatatatatttaaatatataaaaatttagtcaAAAAAAAACCCTTCGTGATAGTATATTGTTTGGGTTTAATACTGTAACATCACTTGTATACggacagacacacacacacacacatatatgtatgtatatatagagaTCCgtctaaacatttttttcaaaaatagcaatttatttaaaatgttagtatcgtgtatataaattatgaatcaaTGAGGTCATACTGACTCACTCACCTAAATAGACTATTATATCACCACAAACAAACgcacagatatatatatagtatatatatactatttaatacatgcccgtgtttaaattaatttcttattaccCACTGCACACTAAAAACATGGGACTATCACAGCAAAAATCCAATTCTCATAATTTTTGATCGTATGTCCGTTTGTCCCAGACAATATCTGGAACGGCTGGAGCTATTTCGGCGGGAATTTTACTCGCAGATAGGTTACATCATGAGGGGTGACTCGGGCTACGTTTTAAccgacttaataaaaatatacatatctttTTGATGCTACATTAACCTGGAGTAGTTCCATCTTCACCGATTCAGGATCTGACGAAAGTCCTCCGGATATCGGATGAAACCTCGTGAAGATAATGACGCGTATCTCAAAGGTTTAATACTGACGCGAAGACGCAGGCAATaactagtattaaatatataatttgataaatttatcaatacttCAGCGAGtgcagttaaatttaattcgttTCAAGGTCACTATTATCAGTtgttttaaccaaaaattttGCGTCACGAACTAGTTAActcaattattatttggttaaattaaacgttttttttttctcttttcttTCAAAACCGAACATATATTATGcacaaatgtataaaattgtattttggaAATAAATCTCTGACCTTTGACCTCCCGGGTCTttctttttacatataaacatcTTTGTaattgattgaaaaaaatcaaCGATGCCTACTATTAGTGCGCATTTACTATTATCTGACTAAAAACTAACAGTACAAACGtatcattaattaaagataaataaatgatttattgtcataaatatatataaaaaatattggaaactCCATAGTGATATACTCACAGAGAACATATCCCACACGGTATCCATTATCGATGAATCCCATCAAAGAGCACAACACTATCACAAACCATCGACACAAATAAACATCGATAGCACGTCCGTCTGTGGAGACAGCCTGACCTCTAGTGAGGAACACAGTACCGAGTACGCGAGACCATGCGCGACCTTCATCTATAGTGCAATCCTTAATGTGCACTGcatctttaaatatacatatactagtTGTTGCCCGTGACTCCGCTGTGAGTTGCGCTCagacagaaatattttattataaaacaatacatatagtaGCCTACGTTTCagtcttttcattttaaataacctacaTACGGACTGCGGCGCCATCTGCCGGGATGATTTGTTAATCTAAACCATATGGCGCTAGACAAATACGTACAAAGATTTCATTCTGATCTGTCCAGCGTTTAGGAGTATAGTGACATACATACGTACAGaagaactatatatatatatatatatatatatatttaatacaaccgTTCTCAGTCTATAGATAGATAAATCTGAACATTTAGATTCTACACAAACTACCTCCCGCGTTTTCATAACAATGAAACAGCTGATATAACCCGTCCCGCTCTATCAACACTGCCAAGTATGACGTCACGTAACATCATCTTTAACCCATATTAGACCCACCATGACGTCACCTTGAACACATTACGATAGCCCGCATGTGCTAAAAGGACAACAAAATTGTTATGCACgtgttatgaataattatagctataattttaaaataatatctcaaagatataatgaaatttggtCTGGAAGATATATCTAAACGatttcgtaatatatatacgtaaataatatctactaatttaatgatatagaGTCTAACGCCAACCAAACCCCTACTCTGCGACCggctgtaatgcgacatgcgatagatgaaaaatatttaaaaaaatagtttaagatTCTAGTTGACTGTTGATCCTGATGATGTCGTCACTTGACCTTCAGCCTCCACTGACGCACGACGTGTTCAAACATCACTGCCGCTTTCTTCACAGGCAAGGTCACTGTGACCACTACGACATTGGAATATTTGCGTGAGAAACAccataggtatatatatattatatactttaatagcATGTATGTGTGATTGTATGTTACGATTTaactattaaacatataacaataaaaaaattatgtcctTGAAACGTGTCTGTAACGCACACTACGTACGGTGCGTTTCTCGTTTATCATTGATACGACCACGTTGATATTATCATGtgtgaacatttaaaataaaaaactcaataCGTTCTGTATGTAGTGTGAGGACGAGAACTTGTACTAATGTCACTGTAGAGGTAATTAACAAAACGTTCGTGTTCAATGTTTAGTATGAGGAAAGaacatcaatattatattaattct
Protein-coding regions in this window:
- the LOC116776646 gene encoding protein diaphanous isoform X4, which encodes MDTVWDMFSLDTWFGRPKKTGGGIDRGYDTVPRAELRPDDEEPATEYTAKIDALDDDQLERRFEEMLTDMNIGEKKKEPLRKYSRDQKKKMLVAYKFVNAQEGRSKFEKPADYVSYLNQPELSVGKLHSCLENLRISLTNNPLSWIEEFGPKGIESLLTTLNVCYTNDSRYDRVQYECIRCLSAILNNTVGIRAVFDCREALPVLARSLDARKPHCALEAAKVLAAICLIPNGHEKVLEAITMAGESSRRPRLLPIIEGLSPKAPESLKNGCMQLMNAIITEPEELEFRMHLRSEFMRTGLYDLMDSLQAGAEDGGRLIQMNVFDTHAAADQEEFLAKFDDVRVDFHDVNECFELVKNLVVETPAEPYLLSILQHLLFIRDDELIRPAYYKLIEECVTQIVLHKNGYDPDFRLTQRFNIDVQPLIEGLIEKSRAEEERKVEELKSKLEAAIAARQEAEARVAHLEQRLKTAPPSGPGGVTQGNIAAIAKAIGSPGGPPPPPPPPMPDGPPPPPPPPMTTGGGPPPPPPPPMPGAGAPPPPPPPIPGGPPPPPMPGGPRPPPPPGMPSAPRMPQPDVLPHGLKPKKKWEVEGPLKRANWKTIVPQKMSEKAFWLKVQEDKLASPDILTGLAQKFSSKPMAKKNEDNVDRAHTLKKAKDLKVLDSKAAQNLSILLGGSLKHLSYEHIKTCILRCDTTVLNANVLDLLIQYLPPADQLRKLSDLRCSSDELTEAEQFAAVVSDVKRLAPRLRSLAFREHYQEIVSELKPDIVSGTAACEEVRSSVKFARILELLLLLGNYMNTGSNNAGAYGFEISFITKLTATKDLENKQTLLHYLVNTIETKFPEVLNFAEEMPHIDRAARVSPENLQKALKKMENDIRSLETDLNNSRVPQCADDLFHETMSNFAKEAREQCDLLHSMFKKMESLYAELAEYYVFDPAKYTLEEFFADVKTFKDSFATAHQENVIARETEERARRARDARAAAERDRRDRQMRYKQFVDMERAQDGVMDSLMEALQSGSAFSRERPRKKANPRVAGEDSDEERELVRAILSRIEAERRAQLNRSRSRSGLSGPLTSRELTNELLGNA
- the LOC116776646 gene encoding protein diaphanous isoform X7: MYNSMPRLKRRETWKRRSGLDTWFGRPKKTGGGIDRGYDTVPRAELRPDDEEPATEYTAKIDALDDDQLERRFEEMLTDMNIGEKKKEPLRKYSRDQKKKMLVAYKFVNAQEGRSKFEKPADYVSYLNQPELSVGKLHSCLENLRISLTNNPLSWIEEFGPKGIESLLTTLNVCYTNDSRYDRVQYECIRCLSAILNNTVGIRAVFDCREALPVLARSLDARKPHCALEAAKVLAAICLIPNGHEKVLEAITMAGESSRRPRLLPIIEGLSPKAPESLKNGCMQLMNAIITEPEELEFRMHLRSEFMRTGLYDLMDSLQAGAEDGGRLIQMNVFDTHAAADQEEFLAKFDDVRVDFHDVNECFELVKNLVVETPAEPYLLSILQHLLFIRDDELIRPAYYKLIEECVTQIVLHKNGYDPDFRLTQRFNIDVQPLIEGLIEKSRAEEERKVEELKSKLEAAIAARQEAEARVAHLEQRLKTAPPSGPGGVTQGNIAAIAKAIGSPGGPPPPPPPPMPDGPPPPPPPPMTTGGGPPPPPPPPMPGAGAPPPPPPPIPGGPPPPPMPGGPRPPPPPGMPSAPRMPQPDVLPHGLKPKKKWEVEGPLKRANWKTIVPQKMSEKAFWLKVQEDKLASPDILTGLAQKFSSKPMAKKNEDNVDRAHTLKKAKDLKVLDSKAAQNLSILLGGSLKHLSYEHIKTCILRCDTTVLNANVLDLLIQYLPPADQLRKLSDLRCSSDELTEAEQFAAVVSDVKRLAPRLRSLAFREHYQEIVSELKPDIVSGTAACEEVRSSVKFARILELLLLLGNYMNTGSNNAGAYGFEISFITKLTATKDLENKQTLLHYLVNTIETKFPEVLNFAEEMPHIDRAARVSPENLQKALKKMENDIRSLETDLNNSRVPQCADDLFHETMSNFAKEAREQCDLLHSMFKKMESLYAELAEYYVFDPAKYTLEEFFADVKTFKDSFATAHQENVIARETEERARRARDARAAAERDRRDRQMRYKQFVDMERAQDGVMDSLMEALQSGSAFSRERPRKKANPRVAGGRPAAGSARGRRAVPRGAIETYRQVHSY